One genomic window of Camelina sativa cultivar DH55 unplaced genomic scaffold, Cs unpScaffold06090, whole genome shotgun sequence includes the following:
- the LOC104774845 gene encoding mitochondrial substrate carrier family protein H-like, giving the protein LYRGFGISILTYAPSNAVWWASYSVAQRMVWGGIGCYVCKKDEESGNNNSTAIKPDSKTIMAVQGVSAAIAGSVSALITMPLDTIKTRLQVLDGEDSSNSSNNGKRGPSIGQTVRNLVREGGWTACYRGLGPRCASMSMSATTMITTYEFLKRLSAKNHDGFCSKS; this is encoded by the coding sequence TTATACAGAGGGTTTGGGATATCTATTCTGACTTATGCTCCGTCTAATGCGGTTTGGTGGGCTTCTTACTCTGTTGCACAGCGGATGGTTTGGGGTGGGATTGGGTGTTATGTCTGCAAGAAAGACGAAGAGAGTGGGAACAACAACAGTACCGCGATTAAACCAGACTCCAAAACGATAATGGCTGTTCAAGGAGTTAGTGCTGCGATTGCTGGAAGTGTTTCTGCTTTGATTACAATGCCACTCGACACTATCAAGACGAGATTGCAGGTTCTTGATGGGGAAGATAGTAGTAATAGTAGTAACAACGGGAAGCGTGGACCGAGTATTGGACAGACTGTAAGAAACTTGGTTAGGGAAGGTGGATGGACGGCTTGTTATAGAGGATTGGGACCAAGATGTGCTTCAATGTCAATGTCTGCAACAACTATGATCACTACCTACGAGTTCTTGAAACGGCTTTCAGCTAAGAACCATGACGG